The Bacteroidota bacterium genome includes a region encoding these proteins:
- a CDS encoding LytTR family DNA-binding domain-containing protein, protein MIRTLVVDDEARARETIIDMLNLFCNGIEVIGEASSVKTAYEMIDHHQPDLVLLDIKMPDGTGFDLLKKFEKIGFYVIFITAFEEFAIKAFKFSALDYLLKPVDPDELSSAVEKLRTAMEKDSIELRIKAMFQNLNQNYVKNKKLVLKTTTNVHVVELDNVIRCQSDKNYTHFFTIDNEQITVSKTLKEFDELLSDMNFFRAHQSHLINLDYVKRFEKADGGYLVMKDNSTVPVSFRKKEELMRIFKTL, encoded by the coding sequence ATGATAAGGACTTTGGTAGTTGACGATGAGGCTAGGGCAAGGGAAACCATCATTGATATGCTGAACCTGTTTTGCAACGGTATCGAGGTTATAGGTGAGGCATCCAGCGTAAAAACCGCATATGAAATGATAGACCATCACCAGCCCGATCTCGTCCTCCTGGATATTAAAATGCCGGATGGTACCGGATTTGATCTCCTGAAAAAATTCGAGAAAATTGGGTTTTATGTCATCTTTATCACGGCTTTTGAAGAATTTGCCATCAAAGCTTTCAAATTCAGCGCTCTCGATTATCTGCTGAAACCTGTCGACCCTGATGAACTAAGCTCCGCAGTTGAAAAGCTGAGAACAGCCATGGAAAAAGACAGCATTGAGCTCAGAATCAAAGCTATGTTTCAGAATCTGAACCAAAACTATGTGAAAAATAAAAAACTCGTGCTGAAAACTACCACCAATGTACACGTAGTGGAACTTGACAATGTCATCCGCTGTCAGTCAGATAAAAACTATACGCACTTTTTCACCATAGATAATGAACAGATCACCGTATCAAAAACCCTGAAAGAATTTGATGAATTGCTGAGTGATATGAATTTCTTCCGCGCTCATCAATCACACCTGATCAACCTCGATTATGTAAAAAGGTTTGAAAAGGCAGATGGTGGATACCTGGTGATGAAAGACAATTCAACCGTTCCCGTTTCTTTCAGAAAGAAAGAAGAACTGATGAGAATTTTTAAAACCCTGTAA